In the genome of Microbacterium saperdae, one region contains:
- a CDS encoding formylglycine-generating enzyme family protein: MIRIPGGTLLMGSDEFYPEEGPVHERAVAPFELDAHPVTNAAYAAFVAATGYVTIAERALNAADFPGADPADLVPGAMVFTPTSGPVDLRDWRQWWRWEPGAHWRRPFGAEDAVVDRGDHPVVHIAYPDAAAYAEWSGKRLPSEAEWEWAARGGLVGARFAWGSDVRPDGAVMADTWQGEFPYRNAGAAGWVGTAPVGSFPENGYGLHDMIGNVWEWTDDYWTHRHVPPGAVGVDAGPRPSLLSAEPGSRIPRRVLKGGSHLCAPEYCLRYRPAARSAQAEDTAMTHIGFRCAR; encoded by the coding sequence ATGATCCGCATCCCCGGCGGGACGTTGCTGATGGGCTCCGACGAGTTCTATCCGGAGGAGGGGCCGGTCCACGAGCGCGCGGTGGCTCCCTTCGAGCTCGACGCGCATCCGGTGACGAACGCGGCCTATGCCGCCTTCGTCGCGGCGACCGGTTACGTCACGATCGCGGAACGCGCGTTGAACGCGGCTGACTTCCCCGGTGCGGATCCGGCGGATCTCGTGCCCGGCGCGATGGTGTTCACACCCACGAGCGGTCCGGTCGATCTGCGCGACTGGCGGCAGTGGTGGAGATGGGAGCCCGGGGCGCACTGGCGTCGGCCGTTCGGTGCCGAGGACGCCGTGGTCGATCGCGGGGATCACCCGGTCGTGCACATCGCGTATCCGGACGCCGCCGCCTACGCCGAGTGGAGTGGGAAGAGGCTTCCCTCTGAGGCGGAGTGGGAATGGGCAGCCCGTGGTGGTCTCGTGGGTGCGCGCTTCGCATGGGGATCGGACGTCCGACCGGACGGTGCCGTGATGGCCGACACCTGGCAGGGCGAGTTCCCCTATCGGAACGCCGGTGCTGCGGGATGGGTGGGGACGGCGCCGGTCGGCTCGTTCCCGGAGAACGGCTACGGCCTGCACGACATGATCGGCAACGTGTGGGAGTGGACGGATGACTACTGGACGCATCGGCACGTCCCGCCGGGCGCCGTCGGCGTCGATGCCGGACCGCGTCCGAGCCTGCTCTCCGCCGAGCCGGGGTCGCGCATCCCTCGGCGGGTGCTCAAGGGCGGCTCTCACCTGTGTGCTCCGGAGTACTGTCTGCGCTACCGCCCGGCCGCACGCTCCGCGCAGGCGGAGGACACCGCCATGACGCACATCGGCTTCCGCTGCGCGCGGTGA
- a CDS encoding GAP family protein has translation MGQVIGQLLPLALGIAISPLPIVAGILMLMSPRARSTSVGFLIGWIGGIALVVTVFTLLSAVIPTAAEDTSKPVLGVIQLVLGALLILLAVRQWRGRPRGDAQPAMPTWMQQIDGMSFVATLGLGLLLSGANPKNLLLGASAGVTLGAAGLAGGDVTLVIIIFTVLAASTVLVPVLGFLLASDALRQPLSRLRDWLQAENAVIMTVLLLVLGVVIIGKGVASFG, from the coding sequence ATGGGACAGGTCATCGGACAGCTGCTGCCGCTCGCACTCGGCATCGCGATCAGCCCGCTCCCCATCGTGGCGGGCATCCTGATGCTGATGTCGCCACGCGCGCGATCGACCAGCGTGGGATTCCTGATCGGGTGGATCGGCGGAATCGCCCTCGTGGTGACGGTCTTCACGTTGCTGTCCGCTGTGATCCCCACCGCTGCGGAGGACACGTCGAAGCCGGTTCTCGGGGTGATCCAGCTGGTGCTGGGCGCTCTGCTGATCCTGCTGGCCGTGCGGCAGTGGCGCGGTCGTCCGCGCGGCGATGCGCAACCGGCGATGCCCACATGGATGCAGCAGATCGACGGGATGTCATTCGTGGCGACCCTGGGCCTCGGGCTCCTGCTCTCGGGGGCGAATCCCAAGAACCTGCTCCTGGGCGCCAGCGCGGGCGTGACCTTGGGTGCCGCCGGTCTCGCCGGCGGCGACGTGACTCTCGTGATCATCATCTTCACGGTGCTGGCAGCGTCCACCGTCCTGGTGCCGGTGCTCGGATTCCTGCTCGCCTCCGACGCGCTTCGCCAACCGTTGAGCAGACTGCGCGACTGGCTGCAGGCCGAGAACGCCGTCATCATGACGGTTCTGCTGCTCGTGCTCGGCGTCGTGATCATCGGCAAGGGCGTGGCGAGCTTCGGCTAG
- a CDS encoding SHOCT domain-containing protein codes for MPFRRFGRPGLIGLAARTAVVAGTATAVQGVAMRHREQRAQGDYEQEQYAAAQQQAQIDAAAQNAAAQYAPAAAAPSSGADDMISKLQQLASLKDSGVLSDAEFAAAKQKLLS; via the coding sequence ATGCCATTCAGGAGATTCGGCCGCCCAGGGCTGATCGGCCTCGCGGCGAGAACCGCGGTGGTGGCCGGGACCGCGACCGCCGTGCAGGGCGTCGCGATGCGGCATCGCGAGCAGCGCGCACAGGGTGACTATGAGCAGGAGCAGTACGCCGCCGCGCAGCAGCAGGCGCAGATCGACGCCGCCGCGCAGAACGCGGCGGCGCAGTACGCGCCGGCCGCGGCCGCACCGTCGTCCGGTGCGGACGACATGATCTCCAAGTTGCAGCAGCTCGCGTCGCTGAAGGACTCCGGCGTGCTGTCCGACGCCGAGTTCGCCGCCGCGAAGCAGAAGCTGCTGAGCTAG
- a CDS encoding DUF6325 family protein, with the protein MNDFRFGPAEFYLVGFEGDRPDPATFRALTDLINTGVVLLLDFVVLTKSDTGELSILELDSEDDSLGLGDISPIAAGIAGDEDMEALAEAIPPGQSAAIVVLELSFARELAQNLAAAGGQVLRSERVPAPVVNAMMDILDQEGE; encoded by the coding sequence ATGAATGACTTCCGATTCGGACCGGCAGAGTTCTATCTGGTCGGGTTCGAGGGCGACAGGCCCGACCCGGCGACGTTCCGCGCGCTGACCGATCTGATCAACACCGGCGTCGTGCTTCTGCTCGACTTCGTCGTGCTGACGAAGTCCGACACGGGGGAGCTGAGCATCCTCGAGTTGGACTCGGAAGACGATTCCCTCGGCCTGGGCGATATCAGTCCCATCGCCGCGGGTATCGCCGGCGACGAGGACATGGAAGCGCTCGCCGAGGCGATCCCGCCGGGGCAGTCCGCGGCCATCGTCGTCCTCGAGCTCTCCTTCGCGCGGGAACTCGCTCAGAACCTCGCCGCAGCGGGCGGGCAGGTGCTGCGCAGCGAGCGCGTGCCCGCCCCTGTGGTGAACGCCATGATGGACATCCTCGACCAGGAAGGTGAATGA
- a CDS encoding SulP family inorganic anion transporter — MQKPLAGLTRANVVRELLAGVTLLAIAIPLNIGYAQIAGLPATAGLYALVVPTVLYALVVSSRQLVASPDAAAAALVASSIGGLAVAGSADYAVLALAQAIICGVMFILLAVFKLGFLANFLSKPILIGFVGGLALDILVSQIAKMLGVKIDSGGEFVEKVGDLLGGLGSMNGWSVLIAAASVVVLMLGKRFFGMIPWALLVLVVATLVVVLADLGAAGVAVLGAVPAGAPSLTWPVIDWQTWLLLIPSAMALTLVTTAEGLLVSRSYGEKRHYRTEPNRDLLAFGVANIAAGAQGSFAVGSSTSRTAAMDQSGSRTQLPSLVLAVGTLLLLLFGTALLEDIPSPAIGAIVGVAILPLLGFRELASLWKLDRFEFFVGAVCFLVTLFVGSIPGIIVAFVLALINLAKRAANPAIDVLAADGEPGDSLLEEGAAGSTTAPGIVVVRMAAPLFFANGDVFGQAIRTAVTAPGADAVQHVVIDMEAVTDADVTAAESFAGLVEWLDDHGVSLAFSRLRTRARPRLERLGVLTDQRVFATNRAAVAALSASSAHVPSPSSHAEEGQLHE; from the coding sequence CTCCTCGCGGGCGTCACACTCCTCGCGATCGCGATCCCTCTCAACATCGGCTACGCGCAGATCGCCGGGCTCCCCGCGACCGCCGGGCTCTACGCGCTCGTCGTTCCCACGGTGCTCTACGCACTGGTGGTCTCGTCCCGTCAGCTCGTCGCGTCGCCGGATGCCGCCGCGGCGGCGCTCGTCGCATCGTCGATCGGAGGGCTGGCCGTCGCCGGCTCCGCGGACTACGCCGTGCTCGCTCTCGCGCAGGCGATCATCTGTGGCGTCATGTTCATCCTGCTGGCGGTCTTCAAGCTCGGTTTTCTCGCGAACTTCCTGTCGAAGCCGATCCTGATCGGGTTCGTCGGAGGACTCGCACTCGACATCCTGGTGTCACAGATCGCCAAGATGCTCGGAGTGAAGATCGATTCGGGGGGCGAGTTCGTCGAGAAGGTGGGCGACCTTCTCGGCGGGCTCGGCTCGATGAACGGCTGGTCGGTGCTGATCGCGGCGGCGTCCGTCGTCGTGCTGATGCTCGGCAAACGGTTCTTCGGCATGATCCCGTGGGCGTTGCTCGTGCTCGTCGTCGCCACCCTGGTCGTCGTGCTGGCCGACCTGGGCGCTGCCGGAGTCGCCGTGCTCGGGGCCGTCCCTGCCGGAGCCCCCTCGCTCACGTGGCCGGTCATCGACTGGCAGACCTGGCTCCTGCTGATCCCGTCGGCGATGGCCCTCACCCTGGTGACGACCGCAGAGGGGCTGCTGGTCTCGCGCTCGTACGGTGAGAAGCGCCACTATCGCACAGAACCCAATCGCGACCTCCTGGCCTTCGGCGTCGCGAACATCGCCGCCGGCGCGCAGGGCAGCTTCGCCGTGGGGTCGTCGACCAGCCGCACCGCGGCGATGGACCAGTCGGGTTCGCGCACGCAGCTCCCGTCTCTCGTCCTGGCCGTCGGCACGCTGCTGCTGCTCCTCTTCGGCACCGCGCTCCTCGAGGACATCCCGTCTCCGGCGATCGGGGCCATCGTCGGCGTGGCGATCCTGCCGCTGCTCGGATTCCGTGAGCTCGCGTCCCTGTGGAAGCTGGACCGGTTCGAGTTCTTCGTCGGTGCGGTGTGCTTCCTCGTCACGCTGTTCGTGGGATCGATCCCCGGGATCATCGTCGCGTTCGTGCTCGCTCTCATCAACCTCGCGAAGCGTGCGGCCAATCCCGCGATCGATGTGCTCGCGGCCGACGGAGAGCCAGGAGACTCGCTGCTCGAGGAAGGGGCGGCGGGTTCGACGACGGCACCGGGCATCGTGGTGGTGCGCATGGCCGCGCCGCTGTTCTTCGCGAACGGCGACGTCTTCGGGCAGGCGATCCGCACCGCTGTCACCGCCCCGGGTGCCGACGCGGTGCAGCACGTCGTGATCGACATGGAGGCGGTCACCGATGCCGACGTCACCGCCGCCGAGTCTTTCGCCGGCCTCGTCGAGTGGCTCGACGATCATGGCGTCTCTCTGGCGTTCAGCCGGCTCAGAACGCGAGCTCGGCCCCGGCTCGAGCGGCTCGGAGTGCTGACCGACCAACGCGTGTTCGCGACCAATCGCGCCGCGGTCGCAGCGCTGAGCGCCTCGAGCGCCCACGTTCCCTCACCGTCATCCCACGCAGAAGAAGGGCAGCTTCATGAATGA